A window of Streptomyces gilvosporeus contains these coding sequences:
- a CDS encoding lysophospholipid acyltransferase family protein, giving the protein MKFSIGGSLKLAFRPWVEGIENVPAEGPAILASNHLSFSDSFFLPAVLDRKVTFIAKSEYFTSPGIKGKLTAAFFKGVGQLPVDRSGARGAGEAAIKSGIEVLERGELFGIYPEGTRSPDGRLYRGKPGGLARVALATGAPVIPVAMIDTEKVQPPGKVVPKMIRPGIRIGKPLDFTRYQGMEGDRFILRSVTDEVMYEIMKLSGQEYVDIYATAAKRQLAEAAKAAEAQKKAEADAGKSAGKPADTGKAEAAGA; this is encoded by the coding sequence ATGAAGTTTTCCATCGGCGGGTCGCTCAAGCTTGCGTTCCGCCCCTGGGTGGAAGGCATCGAGAACGTTCCCGCCGAGGGTCCGGCGATCCTCGCGAGCAACCATCTGTCCTTCTCGGACTCCTTCTTCCTGCCCGCGGTGCTCGACCGCAAGGTCACCTTCATCGCGAAGTCCGAGTACTTCACCTCGCCGGGGATCAAGGGCAAGCTGACCGCCGCGTTCTTCAAGGGCGTGGGCCAGCTGCCCGTTGACCGCTCGGGTGCCCGCGGCGCGGGCGAGGCGGCCATCAAGAGCGGCATCGAGGTGCTGGAGCGCGGTGAGCTGTTCGGCATCTACCCGGAGGGCACCCGCTCCCCGGACGGCCGGCTCTACCGCGGCAAGCCGGGCGGTCTGGCGCGGGTCGCGCTGGCCACCGGGGCGCCGGTCATCCCCGTGGCGATGATCGACACCGAGAAGGTGCAGCCCCCCGGCAAGGTCGTGCCGAAGATGATCCGGCCGGGCATCCGCATCGGCAAGCCGCTGGACTTCACCCGCTACCAGGGCATGGAGGGCGACCGCTTCATCCTGCGGTCGGTCACCGACGAGGTCATGTACGAGATCATGAAGCTGTCCGGCCAGGAGTACGTCGACATCTACGCGACGGCGGCCAAGCGGCAGCTCGCCGAGGCGGCGAAGGCGGCGGAGGCGCAGAAGAAGGCGGAGGCGGACGCCGGCAAGTCGGCCGGCAAGCCCGCCGATACGGGGAAGGCCGAGGCGGCCGGGGCCTAG
- a CDS encoding alpha/beta hydrolase, with protein sequence MPLLPGAEPFRRDGGEVGVLVCHGFTGSPQSVRPWAEHLADQGLSVALPLLPGHGTRWQDLQITTWQDWYAEVDRELRALTERCTKVFVCGLSMGGALALRLAARHGTAISGVALVNPANKVHDAAAGLLPVLRHLVRTTKGIASDIAKPGAEEVGYDRVPLHAAYSLRRFFQQVDSELPGVTQPLLVMTSPQDHVVPPADSERILARVSSTDVRHLLLERSYHVATLDHDAEKIGAETVAFITRLAAEAAPGGAAEEAAARGGA encoded by the coding sequence GTGCCGCTCCTTCCCGGAGCCGAGCCGTTCCGCCGTGACGGCGGAGAGGTCGGCGTGCTCGTCTGTCACGGCTTCACCGGCTCCCCGCAGTCCGTACGCCCCTGGGCCGAGCATCTGGCCGACCAGGGGCTCAGCGTCGCCCTGCCCCTGCTGCCCGGGCACGGCACCCGCTGGCAGGATCTGCAGATCACCACCTGGCAGGACTGGTACGCCGAGGTCGACCGCGAGCTGCGCGCGCTCACCGAGCGCTGCACCAAGGTCTTCGTCTGCGGCCTGTCGATGGGCGGCGCACTGGCGCTGCGCCTGGCCGCCCGGCACGGCACCGCGATCAGCGGCGTGGCCCTGGTCAACCCTGCCAACAAGGTCCATGATGCCGCGGCCGGGCTGCTTCCGGTGCTGCGGCATCTCGTGCGGACCACGAAGGGCATCGCCAGCGATATCGCCAAGCCGGGCGCCGAGGAGGTCGGCTACGACCGGGTGCCGCTGCACGCCGCCTACTCGCTGCGCCGCTTCTTCCAGCAGGTGGACTCCGAACTGCCCGGCGTCACCCAGCCGTTGCTGGTGATGACCAGCCCGCAGGACCATGTCGTACCGCCCGCGGACTCCGAGCGGATCCTGGCCCGGGTGTCCTCCACGGACGTGCGGCATCTGCTGCTGGAGCGCAGCTACCACGTCGCCACGCTCGACCACGACGCGGAGAAGATCGGCGCGGAGACCGTCGCCTTCATCACCCGGCTCGCGGCCGAGGCCGCGCCGGGCGGAGCCGCGGAGGAGGCGGCGGCCCGTGGCGGAGCATAG
- a CDS encoding endonuclease/exonuclease/phosphatase family protein, which produces MAEHPRRPASATGEGPAPETGDVSGSAVVRVLSYNIRSLRDDRAALARILRACAPDLVLVQEAPRFFRWRKAAERLARSAGLVYVTGGATTAGPMILSTLRAHVERTEDILLPRTPGLHQRGFATAVVRIAGARLGVLSCHLSLADAERHAQAGLLLERLALLDAPYAVAGGDLNDRPDGRSFRRLAGALTDAWAARPRGGEMTSTPRDPHQRIDALFVSEGVDVLGCGVPHGLPGVRQADLEAASDHLPVLADLRVPAAA; this is translated from the coding sequence GTGGCCGAGCACCCCCGACGTCCCGCGAGCGCCACCGGCGAGGGCCCTGCGCCCGAGACCGGTGACGTGAGCGGCTCGGCGGTCGTCCGGGTGCTCAGCTACAACATCCGCTCCCTGCGCGACGACCGGGCGGCGCTGGCGCGCATCCTCCGCGCCTGCGCCCCCGATCTCGTCCTGGTCCAGGAGGCGCCGCGGTTCTTCCGCTGGCGCAAGGCCGCCGAGCGGCTGGCCCGTTCCGCCGGGCTGGTCTACGTCACCGGCGGCGCCACGACCGCCGGCCCGATGATCCTCTCCACGCTGCGCGCCCATGTGGAGCGCACCGAGGACATCCTGCTGCCGCGCACCCCCGGTCTGCACCAGCGCGGTTTCGCGACCGCCGTGGTACGGATCGCCGGTGCCCGGCTGGGCGTGCTCAGCTGCCATCTCAGCCTCGCCGACGCGGAACGCCATGCGCAGGCCGGGCTGCTGCTGGAGCGGCTGGCGCTGCTGGACGCGCCGTACGCGGTCGCGGGCGGGGACCTCAACGACCGTCCCGACGGGCGGAGTTTCCGGCGGCTGGCGGGCGCGCTGACGGACGCCTGGGCGGCTCGGCCGCGGGGCGGGGAGATGACCTCCACGCCCCGGGATCCGCATCAGCGGATCGACGCCCTCTTCGTCAGCGAGGGCGTCGACGTGCTCGGGTGCGGGGTCCCGCACGGGCTCCCCGGAGTGCGGCAGGCGGACCTGGAGGCGGCCTCCGACCATCTGCCGGTGCTGGCGGACCTGCGGGTACCGGCCGCCGCCTAG
- a CDS encoding ROK family glucokinase has translation MGLTIGVDIGGTKIAAGVVDEEGSILETCQVPTPQATDALTEAIADAVRTVGSGHQIEAVGIGAAGYVDEKRATVLFAPNIDWRHEPLKDKVEQRVGLPVVVENDANAAAWGEYKFGAGQGHSDVICITLGTGLGGGIIIGNKLRRGRFGVAAEFGHIRVVPDGLLCGCGSQGCWEQYASGRALLRYAKQRAFATPENATVLLSLGDGTPEGIEGKHISAAARRGDKVAIDSFRELARWAGAGLADLASLFDPSAFIVGGGVSDEGELVLDPIRKSFRRWLVGNQYRPHAQVLAAQLGGKAGLVGAADLARQG, from the coding sequence ATGGGACTCACCATCGGCGTCGACATCGGCGGCACGAAGATCGCGGCCGGCGTGGTCGACGAAGAGGGCTCGATCCTTGAGACGTGCCAGGTACCGACCCCGCAGGCCACCGACGCCCTGACCGAGGCGATCGCGGACGCGGTCCGCACGGTCGGCAGCGGCCACCAGATCGAGGCGGTCGGCATCGGCGCGGCCGGCTATGTCGACGAGAAGCGGGCCACGGTCCTCTTCGCGCCCAACATCGACTGGCGCCACGAACCGCTCAAGGACAAGGTCGAACAGCGCGTCGGCCTCCCCGTGGTCGTCGAGAACGACGCCAACGCCGCGGCGTGGGGCGAGTACAAGTTCGGCGCCGGCCAGGGCCACAGCGACGTCATCTGCATCACCCTGGGCACGGGCCTGGGCGGCGGCATCATCATCGGCAACAAGCTGCGCCGCGGCCGCTTCGGCGTCGCCGCGGAATTCGGCCACATCCGGGTGGTGCCCGACGGTCTGCTGTGCGGCTGCGGCAGCCAGGGCTGCTGGGAGCAGTACGCCTCCGGGCGCGCCCTGCTCCGCTACGCCAAGCAGCGCGCCTTCGCCACCCCCGAGAACGCCACGGTGCTGCTCTCGCTCGGCGACGGCACCCCCGAAGGCATCGAGGGCAAGCACATCAGCGCCGCCGCCCGCCGGGGCGACAAGGTCGCCATCGACTCCTTCCGCGAACTGGCCCGCTGGGCCGGTGCGGGCCTGGCCGACCTCGCCTCGCTCTTCGACCCGTCCGCCTTCATCGTCGGCGGCGGCGTCTCGGACGAGGGCGAGCTGGTCCTCGACCCGATCCGCAAGTCCTTCCGCCGCTGGCTGGTGGGCAACCAGTACCGCCCGCACGCCCAGGTCCTCGCCGCCCAGCTCGGCGGCAAGGCCGGTCTGGTGGGCGCGGCCGACCTGGCGCGCCAGGGCTGA
- a CDS encoding DUF5304 domain-containing protein: MSDATERPADRTDGFDADAWETACAEDLAAEQVRRRGQYGPPPGSAADELRKLAEAVTDKLAGIQLPGALGGIAAQSAVSQIFRQAKAAVEPVIERNPDVFDHLAAAGSELLAAYRSAVERSERRWTRDETAGRREGRSTDPRDDDGGPTGTERIDLD, from the coding sequence ATGAGTGATGCCACCGAGCGCCCTGCCGACCGTACGGACGGCTTCGACGCCGATGCCTGGGAGACCGCCTGCGCCGAGGACCTCGCGGCGGAGCAGGTCCGCCGCCGCGGCCAGTACGGCCCGCCGCCGGGCAGCGCCGCCGACGAGCTGCGCAAGCTCGCCGAGGCCGTCACCGACAAGCTCGCCGGGATCCAGCTGCCCGGCGCGCTGGGCGGCATCGCCGCGCAGAGCGCCGTCAGCCAGATCTTCCGGCAGGCCAAGGCCGCCGTCGAGCCGGTCATCGAGCGCAACCCCGATGTCTTCGACCATCTCGCGGCGGCCGGATCCGAACTCCTCGCCGCCTACCGCTCCGCCGTCGAGCGCAGCGAACGCCGCTGGACCCGCGACGAGACGGCCGGGCGCCGCGAGGGCCGTTCCACCGACCCGCGCGACGACGACGGGGGCCCCACCGGTACCGAGCGGATCGACCTCGACTGA
- a CDS encoding ArsA family ATPase: MQTVLFTGPGGAGRTTLAAATALAGARRGARVLLLTTGGEAAGAVLGTALAADAATPIVPGLYARRIDSGDRFRQEFLAFQERAGAALDLLGAAPLDEDELTELPGSETFALLHALRTEHASGAWDLLVLDMPPAAETIRLLALPAQARRYLRRLLPPERQAARALRPVLAQLAGVPMPAQKLYEAADRWERELAAVQRVIEAPGTRVRLVTDAGPLALAQLRPLRAGLALYGRHTDAIVVNRLVPTGSADPFLAALSGGQQTALKALREEFPDVPVHEVPHLGRDPQGVEELDELIDGPAGEIGDTGPGGDPWTVEDRLAADGILLWRVPLPGARREGLGLVRRGDEIVVTVGPFRRIRTLPSALRRCSVSGAGLHDGVLDIRFTPDPGLWPRSGAADPGESS, encoded by the coding sequence GTGCAGACCGTCCTGTTCACCGGCCCCGGCGGTGCGGGCCGCACCACGCTCGCCGCCGCGACCGCCCTGGCCGGCGCCCGGCGGGGAGCGCGCGTCCTGCTGCTGACCACCGGCGGCGAGGCGGCCGGGGCGGTACTGGGCACGGCGCTCGCCGCGGATGCCGCGACCCCGATAGTCCCCGGCCTGTACGCCCGCCGCATCGATTCCGGCGACCGCTTCCGCCAGGAGTTCCTCGCCTTCCAGGAACGCGCCGGAGCCGCCCTCGATCTGCTCGGTGCCGCCCCCCTGGACGAGGACGAACTCACCGAACTCCCCGGCTCCGAGACCTTCGCGCTGCTGCACGCCCTGCGCACCGAACACGCCTCGGGCGCCTGGGATCTGCTCGTCCTCGATATGCCGCCGGCCGCCGAAACGATCCGGCTGCTCGCCCTGCCCGCCCAGGCCCGCCGCTATCTGCGCCGCCTCCTGCCGCCCGAACGCCAGGCCGCCCGCGCCCTGCGCCCGGTGCTCGCCCAGCTCGCCGGGGTCCCGATGCCGGCCCAGAAGCTGTACGAGGCCGCCGACCGCTGGGAGCGCGAACTCGCCGCCGTCCAGCGGGTGATCGAGGCCCCCGGCACCCGCGTCCGCCTGGTCACCGACGCCGGCCCCCTCGCCCTGGCGCAGCTGCGGCCGCTCCGCGCCGGCCTGGCCCTTTACGGCCGCCACACCGATGCCATCGTGGTCAACCGGCTGGTGCCCACCGGCTCCGCCGACCCGTTCCTCGCCGCCCTCTCCGGCGGCCAGCAGACCGCCCTGAAGGCGCTGCGCGAGGAGTTCCCCGATGTGCCGGTGCACGAGGTGCCGCACCTGGGCCGCGACCCGCAGGGCGTCGAGGAGCTGGACGAGCTGATCGACGGGCCCGCCGGCGAGATCGGCGACACCGGTCCGGGCGGCGACCCCTGGACCGTCGAGGACCGCCTCGCCGCCGACGGCATCCTGCTGTGGCGGGTCCCGCTGCCCGGCGCCCGCCGCGAGGGCCTCGGCCTGGTGCGCCGCGGCGACGAAATCGTCGTCACCGTCGGCCCCTTCCGCCGCATCCGTACGCTGCCGTCCGCGCTGCGCCGCTGCTCGGTCTCCGGCGCCGGACTGCATGACGGCGTCCTCGACATCCGCTTCACCCCCGACCCCGGACTGTGGCCCCGGAGCGGTGCGGCGGACCCCGGGGAGAGTTCCTGA
- a CDS encoding SRPBCC family protein, whose product MAEHTSSSITIEAAPAEVMSVIADFDRYPEWTGEVKEAEVLATDDRGRAEQVRLVLDAGAIKDDHTLAYTWTGENEVAWSLVKSQMLRALDGSYRLAAVRGGAATEVTYQLTVDVKIPMLGMIKRKAEKVIIDRALAGLKKRVESGSAEGSAADEGKKL is encoded by the coding sequence ATGGCCGAACACACCAGCTCAAGCATCACGATCGAGGCGGCGCCCGCCGAAGTGATGTCAGTGATCGCCGACTTCGACCGCTATCCGGAGTGGACCGGCGAGGTCAAGGAGGCGGAGGTGCTCGCCACGGACGACCGCGGCCGCGCCGAGCAGGTGCGCCTGGTGCTCGACGCCGGAGCCATCAAGGACGACCACACCCTGGCCTACACCTGGACCGGCGAGAACGAGGTCGCCTGGTCGCTGGTCAAATCGCAGATGCTGCGCGCGCTGGACGGCTCCTACCGGCTCGCGGCGGTGCGCGGCGGCGCGGCCACCGAGGTGACCTACCAGCTCACCGTCGACGTCAAGATCCCGATGCTCGGGATGATCAAGCGCAAGGCGGAGAAGGTCATCATCGACCGGGCGCTGGCCGGTCTGAAGAAGCGCGTGGAGAGCGGTTCCGCCGAGGGTTCCGCCGCCGACGAGGGCAAGAAGCTCTGA
- a CDS encoding metallophosphoesterase family protein codes for MRVHVVSDVHGNSSGLAAAGEGADALVCLGDLVLFLDYADHSRGILPDLFGADNARALVELRTARRFEEARDLGRRLWEEVTGAGRSRESVIEAAVRKQYAELFAAFPAPTYATYGNVDIPRLWKEYAGEGVTVLDGQRVEIGGWVFGFVGGGLTSPARTPYEIGDEEYAAKIAAVGEVDVLCTHIPPEVPELCYDTVARRFERGSTALLEAIRATRPRYSLFGHVHQPLARRMRIGATECVNVGHFNATGTPYVLQW; via the coding sequence ATGCGTGTGCATGTGGTCAGTGACGTCCATGGCAACAGCAGTGGCCTGGCTGCCGCGGGGGAGGGTGCCGACGCCCTGGTCTGCCTCGGTGACCTGGTGCTCTTCCTCGATTACGCCGATCATTCGCGCGGCATCCTCCCCGACCTGTTCGGCGCCGACAACGCCCGCGCCCTGGTCGAGCTGCGCACCGCCCGCCGCTTCGAGGAGGCCCGTGACCTGGGACGCAGGCTCTGGGAAGAGGTGACCGGGGCGGGCCGCAGCCGCGAGTCCGTCATCGAGGCCGCGGTGCGCAAGCAGTACGCCGAGCTGTTCGCCGCCTTCCCCGCCCCTACGTACGCCACCTACGGGAATGTCGATATCCCGCGACTGTGGAAGGAGTACGCCGGGGAGGGCGTGACCGTCCTCGACGGGCAGCGGGTCGAGATCGGCGGCTGGGTCTTCGGGTTCGTCGGGGGCGGGCTGACCTCCCCCGCGCGCACCCCCTACGAGATCGGGGACGAGGAATACGCCGCCAAGATCGCCGCGGTGGGGGAGGTGGACGTGCTGTGCACCCACATTCCGCCGGAGGTCCCCGAGCTGTGCTACGACACCGTCGCGCGCCGCTTCGAGCGGGGAAGTACGGCCCTGCTGGAGGCGATTCGCGCCACCCGGCCCCGTTACTCCCTTTTCGGGCACGTCCATCAGCCGCTGGCCCGGCGGATGCGGATCGGCGCCACGGAGTGCGTCAATGTCGGGCACTTCAACGCGACCGGGACGCCGTATGTCCTTCAGTGGTGA
- a CDS encoding AMP-dependent synthetase/ligase, with amino-acid sequence MREFSLPALYEVPADGNLTDLIRRNAAQHPDVAVIGRKVNGRWQDVTATAFLAEVRAVAKGLMASGVKPGDRVGLMSRTRYEWTLLDFAIWSAGAITVPVYETSSAEQIQWILGDSGAVACLVESPAHEATVEAVRDRLPDLENIWQIERDAVSRLRAAGEDITDEQVDERSAMADADSPATIVYTSGTTGRPKGCVLSHRSFFAECGNIVERLRPLFRTGEASVLLFLPIAHVFGRMVQVAALMAPIRLGHAPDIKNLTDDLASFKPTMILGVPRVFEKVYNSARAKAQADGKGKIFDKAADTAIEYSRALDSAGGPSLGLKLKYKVFDRVVYGKLRGVLGGRATHAISGGAPLGERLGHFYRGIGFTALEGYGLTESCAATAFNPWDRQKIGTVGQPLPGSVVRIADDGEVLLHGEHLFTEYWNNPTATEEALSDGWFHTGDIGTLDEDGYLAITGRKKEILVTAGGKNVAPAVIEDRIRAHALIAECMVVGDGRPFIGALITLDEEFLPRWAEEHGHPGDVAPSDIAEDPALLAAVQRAVDDGNAAVSKAESVRKFRILPTQFTEESGHVTPSLKLKRNVVAKDFAEEIESLYRG; translated from the coding sequence TTGCGCGAGTTCAGCCTTCCGGCCCTGTACGAGGTCCCTGCCGACGGCAATCTGACGGATCTCATCCGCCGAAATGCCGCGCAGCACCCGGATGTTGCCGTCATTGGACGCAAGGTGAACGGCCGGTGGCAGGACGTCACCGCCACCGCCTTCCTCGCCGAGGTCCGCGCCGTCGCCAAAGGTCTGATGGCCTCGGGGGTCAAGCCCGGCGACCGGGTCGGCCTGATGTCGCGCACCCGCTACGAGTGGACGCTGCTGGACTTCGCGATCTGGAGCGCCGGCGCGATCACCGTCCCGGTGTACGAGACCAGCTCCGCCGAGCAGATCCAGTGGATACTCGGCGACTCGGGCGCGGTGGCCTGCCTGGTGGAGTCCCCGGCCCATGAGGCCACCGTGGAGGCCGTCCGCGACCGGCTGCCGGACCTGGAGAACATCTGGCAGATCGAACGGGACGCGGTCTCCCGGCTGCGGGCCGCGGGCGAGGACATCACCGACGAACAGGTCGACGAGCGCAGCGCGATGGCCGATGCGGACTCGCCCGCCACCATCGTCTACACCTCCGGCACCACCGGCCGCCCCAAGGGCTGTGTGCTCAGCCACCGCAGCTTCTTCGCCGAGTGCGGCAACATCGTCGAGCGCCTGCGCCCCCTGTTCCGTACGGGCGAGGCGTCCGTCCTGCTCTTCCTGCCCATCGCGCACGTCTTCGGCCGCATGGTGCAGGTGGCCGCGCTGATGGCCCCCATCCGCCTCGGCCACGCCCCGGACATCAAGAACCTCACCGACGATCTGGCGTCCTTCAAGCCGACCATGATCCTCGGCGTCCCCCGCGTCTTCGAGAAGGTCTACAACTCGGCGCGGGCCAAGGCGCAGGCCGACGGCAAGGGCAAGATCTTCGACAAGGCGGCCGACACCGCGATCGAGTACAGCCGGGCACTGGACAGCGCGGGCGGCCCCTCGCTCGGCCTCAAGCTCAAGTACAAGGTCTTCGACCGCGTCGTCTACGGCAAGCTCCGCGGCGTCCTCGGCGGCCGCGCCACCCACGCCATCTCGGGCGGCGCCCCGCTCGGCGAGCGGCTGGGCCACTTCTACCGCGGCATCGGCTTCACCGCCCTGGAGGGCTACGGCCTGACGGAGTCCTGTGCGGCCACCGCCTTCAACCCCTGGGACCGCCAGAAGATCGGCACGGTCGGCCAGCCGCTGCCCGGTTCCGTCGTCCGGATCGCCGACGACGGCGAGGTCCTCCTGCACGGCGAGCACCTCTTCACCGAGTACTGGAACAACCCCACCGCCACCGAAGAGGCCCTCTCCGACGGCTGGTTCCACACCGGCGACATCGGCACCCTCGACGAGGACGGCTACCTCGCCATCACCGGCCGCAAGAAGGAAATCCTGGTCACCGCGGGCGGCAAGAACGTCGCCCCGGCGGTCATCGAGGACCGTATCCGCGCCCACGCCCTGATCGCCGAATGCATGGTCGTCGGCGACGGCCGCCCCTTCATCGGCGCGCTGATCACCCTCGACGAAGAGTTCCTCCCCCGCTGGGCCGAGGAACACGGCCACCCGGGCGATGTCGCCCCGTCCGACATCGCCGAGGACCCCGCCCTGCTGGCCGCCGTCCAGCGCGCGGTGGACGACGGAAACGCGGCCGTCTCGAAGGCCGAGTCGGTCCGGAAGTTCCGCATCCTGCCGACGCAGTTCACGGAGGAGTCGGGGCATGTGACCCCGTCCCTGAAGCTGAAGCGGAACGTGGTGGCGAAGGACTTCGCCGAGGAGATCGAGTCGCTGTACCGGGGTTGA
- a CDS encoding glycosyltransferase family 4 protein: MHKTLIVTNDFPPRPGGIQAFLHSMALRLDPSRVVVYASTWKHTEEGRAATAAFDAEQPFTVVRDRTTMLLPTPRVTRRATALLREHGCSSVWFGAAAPLGLMAPALRAAGARRIVATTHGHEAGWAQLPAARQLLRRIGEDTDTLTYLGEYTRSRIAAALTPAAAARMVQLPPGVDEKTFHPDSGGAAVRARLGLTDRPVIVCVSRLVPRKGQDTLIEAMPAVLAAVPDAVLLIVGGGPSEQDLHALAQAKGVAGSVRFTGAVPWEDLPAHFGAGDVFAMPCRTRRGGLDVEGLGIVYLEASATGLPVVAGDSGGAPDAVLSGETGWVVPGGSPTPTAERLVALLQDPALRQRMGARGRAWVEERWRWDLLAERLKRLL; the protein is encoded by the coding sequence GTGCACAAGACCCTGATCGTCACCAACGACTTTCCGCCAAGGCCCGGCGGCATCCAGGCCTTTCTGCACAGCATGGCGCTGCGCCTGGACCCCTCCCGGGTCGTCGTCTACGCCTCGACCTGGAAGCACACCGAGGAGGGGCGCGCGGCCACCGCCGCCTTCGACGCCGAGCAGCCGTTCACGGTGGTCCGCGACCGTACGACCATGCTCCTGCCCACGCCCCGGGTGACCCGCCGCGCCACCGCCCTGCTGCGCGAACACGGCTGCTCCTCCGTGTGGTTCGGCGCGGCCGCGCCGCTGGGCCTGATGGCCCCGGCCCTGCGGGCCGCCGGCGCCCGGCGCATCGTGGCGACCACGCACGGCCACGAGGCGGGCTGGGCGCAGCTCCCCGCCGCCCGGCAGCTGCTGCGCCGTATCGGCGAGGACACCGACACCCTGACGTATCTGGGCGAATACACCCGTTCCCGGATCGCCGCCGCGCTCACGCCCGCGGCCGCCGCCCGCATGGTCCAACTCCCGCCCGGGGTCGACGAGAAGACCTTCCACCCCGACTCGGGCGGCGCGGCGGTACGGGCCCGCCTCGGCCTCACCGACCGCCCGGTGATCGTCTGCGTCTCGCGGCTCGTCCCGCGCAAGGGCCAGGACACCCTCATCGAGGCGATGCCCGCGGTGCTCGCCGCGGTCCCGGACGCGGTCCTGCTGATCGTCGGCGGCGGTCCCTCCGAGCAGGATCTGCACGCGCTGGCCCAGGCGAAGGGCGTCGCCGGCTCCGTACGCTTCACCGGCGCCGTCCCCTGGGAGGACCTGCCCGCCCACTTCGGCGCCGGGGACGTCTTCGCGATGCCCTGCCGGACGCGGCGTGGCGGCCTCGACGTGGAGGGCCTGGGCATCGTGTACCTGGAGGCTTCCGCGACGGGCCTGCCGGTCGTCGCGGGCGACTCCGGGGGTGCGCCGGATGCCGTTCTCTCCGGCGAGACGGGGTGGGTGGTGCCGGGGGGGTCCCCGACTCCCACGGCGGAGCGCCTCGTTGCCCTCCTCCAGGACCCGGCCCTGCGCCAGCGGATGGGTGCGCGGGGGCGCGCGTGGGTGGAGGAGCGGTGGCGCTGGGACCTGCTCGCCGAGCGGCTGAAGCGGTTGCTTTAG